The region GGCGTTCTTGACGCCCTTCTCCATCCACGAGCGCTGCGTGCGCGCCCGCGCCTCCAGTGCGGACTTCTTGTCCGCGTACTCCTCGTACGCCTCGCGCGCGTGCCTGCGGGCGACCTCGCGCTCCTCCAGGTAGGCGTCGTAGCCGCCGCCGTAGAGGTTGATCTGCTGCTGGGCGAGGTCCAGCTCCAGGACCTTGGTGACGGTGCGGGACAGGAACTCGCGGTCGTGGCTGACGACGACGGTGCCGGCGCGCAGCCCGCACACGAACCCCTCCAGGCGTTCGAGGCCGTCCAGGTCGAGGTCGTTGGTCGGCTCGTCCAGCAGGAACACGTCGTAGCGGGACAGCAGCAGCGACGCGAGTCCCGCGCGGGCGGCCTGGCCACCCGACAGCGACACCATCTCCTGGTCGAGGCTCACCGACAGACCGAGCGAGTCGGCGACGCCTTCGGCGCGCTCCTCCAGGTCGGCACCGCCGAGGCCGAGCCAGCGCTCCAGGCTCACGGCGTACGCGTCGTCGGCGCCCGGCGCCCCGTCGGAGAGGGCCTGCGTGGCGTCGTCCATCGCGCGCTGCGCCGCGGCGACGCCGGTGCGGCGGGCGAGGAACCGGCGGACGGTCTCGCCGGGCCGGCGCGACGGTTCCTGCGGCAGGTGGCCCACGGTCGCGGTGGGCGGTGAGAGCTGGACCTCGCCGTGCTCCGGGGTGTCGATTCCGGCGAGCAGGCGGAGCAGCGTGGACTTCCCCGCGCCGTTCGCGCCGACGAGTCCGATCACGTCGCCGGGTGCGACGACGAGCTCGAGCCCGGTGAACAGGGAGCGGTCACCGTGCCCGGCGGCGAGGTTCCTGGCGACGAGGGTTGCAGACATCAGGCCGCCGAGAATATCAACCTGCGCAGGCATGCCGGGACCAATCAGCGGGCCACCCGGCTGCTGGACGGCGTGATCGCAGGCGCTGGGTCTCCCTGGGGCCAGTCCAACGGTCGGATGCCGAGGCCGCACGATCGCGGACCGGGAAAGAAGAAAGCCCCCACCGAGATCGGCAGGGGCTGTTCGCAGCTCTTGGTGGTGGCCAGGGGCGGGGTCGAACCGCCGACCTTCCGCTTTTCAGGTCTACGAACGGCAGTTCAGCGCCGTTCGTGTCGTACTTTTGCCCTGGTCACGGCCCGATCCGGACCTGCACTGAACGACGCTGAACATCGATGAACGAGACCAGAACTGAGACCCGGTCCTGACGTGCCAGCAGCGGCGCCATCCCGCCCGCATTCGGACGCCGCCTTGTTGGAAGGTGCGCGCACTGGCAATCAGTCGAACGTGCGTTCTATGCTTTGCGTGCTCGGTGGTGGGGAAGACCGCCGGGCCCCGCGGGCCGGTCACTGCACCCCATTGGTGGCGCGGCCCGCCCTTTACATCGGGGCGGGGTTGGTGACGAGCAGAGATGACCAATGGTGGGGTACCCGCCGGCCTGTGGGCGAGCCCAGGCCTGTGTGGGTTTACCTGCCGTTGGTCTTCCCGCCTGCGCGGGTGGTCAGCAGGGAGGTTCCGATTGGTGTCCGGGCCTACGGGATCGACAACACCGCCACCGTCCCTGGTGAGCTGCTGGCGTGGCAGTTGACCGCCACTGGCGATTGGTGGGCTCAGATCCGGCTCACCTTGCACAACCGCAACCAGCGCGGCGCGCTGGAGACCGAGCTGTGGGCGCCCGGAGCCGCCGTACGCCCGCGGTAGCAGGTCAATGGGTATCGCGGTCGCCGCTGCGCCCGGCGCGGGCGTGTTCGACGCTGGCCCGCAACGCCTGCATGAGGTCGACGGCTTCGGTCTCGCGTGGCGGTGGGATGCCGGGTTCGAGAGTGCCGCCGGCGCGTTTGGCGTCGATGAGTGCCTGGACCTGTTGCTGGTAGGTGTCGTGGTAGTCGGCCGGGTCCCAGTCGATGGCCATGGCCTCGATCAACTGCACAGCCATCCGCAACTCCTGCTCGGATGCACCGCTGTGGTCGGGCAGGCTGGCACCGAGTTCGCGGTGGGGGTCGCGGACTTCGTCGGCCCAGTGCAGCAGGTAGACCGCGAGCACCTCGTGTTCGGCCTTGAGCGCGGCGAGGTACTGGCGGTTGCGCATGACGAAGGTGGCGATCCCTGCCCGGTTGGCGGTGGCCAGGGCTTCCCGGAGCAGGCCGTAGACCTTGGTGTACTGCGGTCCAGATGGGGCGAGGTAGTAGGTGTCGCGGAAGTAGACCGGGGCGATCTCGTCGAGGTCGACGAACCCGACGATCTCCAGCGTCCGGGAGCGGCCCGGGGCGATGTCCTCCAGTTCCTTCGGGTCGACGATGACCCAGCCGTCTTCGGTGGGGTAGCCCTTGACGACCTCCTCGAAAGGCACCTCCTGGCCGGTGCGCTCGTTGACCCGCTTCTGCCGCACCCGGTCACCGGTGCCGCGCTGGACCTGATGGAAGCGAATCGTGTGCCGCTCGACCGCGGTGAACAACTGCACCGGCACCGACACCAGACCGAAACGACAGCACTCCACCCCACACCGCAGACGCCATCAGCACCACCTCCCTCCAGCCGACGTGACCGACCCCAGCACCAACTGACCACGGGAACCAGAGGCAGAGGTCACCCCTTGGCAAAACCCCCAGCCCGTCGAGAAGTCCGCTCTACGGCGATCTCAGAGGCTCTTGAGAAAGCATGTGCGGTCGCTCGTCCAGGGCCACCGGATAAGGGTCACCCCGGGTCTTGGGCCCTGTGTCGCAGCCTCAGCGGCGACGAGGCCACCCTTCTGCGTCAGCTAGCCATGCCGCGTGCCGGGCTCCTAAGCCTCCGCGCGAGGTAGCTTCGATGCATGGAGCTGGTTCCCCGCGCCGCCACGATCGCAGAGCACTTCGTCCGCCCACTTGGTCGGCGATGGCTGCACGTCCAAGCTGTCGCCGAACGCGCGCATGAACTGAGCCACGCAGTGCCGGCCGCCGACCGGGACATGCTCGTGGCGGCTGCCTGGCTGCACGACATTGGATACTCACCCGAGATTGGACACACCGGGTTCCATCCGCTCGATGGGGCGCGGTACCTGCAAGCCGAGGACTGGCCCGAGGTGCTGGTTAACCTCGTCGCGCACCATTCCGGTGCGCGGTTCGAAGCAGCAGAGCGAGGGATGGCAGGTGAGCTAGCAGAGTTCCCGTTCGACGACTCCCCGCTGCTCGACACTCTTGCGACTGCCGACCTCACGACGGGACCATCCGGCGAACGGCTGACCTACGACGAACGCATGGACGAGATCCTCAGCCGGTACTCACCCGACGACCCGGTGTATCGCACGTGGACCAAGGCGAGGCCGATCATCGCGGAAGCCATCGCGCGTACCGACCGCCGCCTTGCCGGCAGTCATCCGATGTAGGGCTCGGTCCGCGCGTCGTCGAGAGCGTGGTCGATACGGAGCCGCATAGACGGGTGGATATTGAGGCCGTTGAGGTCCGCTGGGGGAACCCAGCGGACCTCTTTGGTTTCACTGCCGTCCTCTCGCGGCGTGCCACCAATCCATCGGCCCTCGAAGCACAGAGAGAACTGCTGACGGACCTCACCGTCGTCATAAGCCATGACATGGTGCGGGTTGGTGTACGTGCCAACGAGCCTGACAACCTCAATCGTCAGCCCGGTTTCCTCCTGGACCTCGCGGACCACAGTGTCGGCGATGCTCTCTCCAGCGTCATGTCCGCCGCCGGGTAGAGCCCAGAGGTCGTTATCCACTTTGTGGATCAGCAAGATCTCGCCGCGCTCGTTCCTCACCGCAGCCGTCACAGACGGCACCACCGAGTTGGCCTCCGGCGCGTTCGGATCGTTGAAGTAGTCCACCCTTGCCATTCGTGCCTCCTACGTCGGTTCGGGCGTGGCCTGCTCCCACACCCGGTCAAAGGACTCCATGTAGTGCTTCCACATCCGACCACCAGGCAACTCGCGAAGGTGCATGACGGGGTTCTGTCCGGCGAGCGCGCCGAAGGCATGTCCGTTCACGAGCAACTGTCCGTCGAACCGGTAGAGCGAGTTGTAGAGGATCGTTCCGTGTGTCCGCACATCGACCTTGGGCAGGCCCGACACCTCGCTCAGGTAACGGCGCATCATCTGCACGCGGCCTTCGAGCCCACCCGTGGTGCCTTCCTCCATGGCTCGTTGGACGACTGCGGGCGATTTCTCATCCCCGACCACGAAGCGGAACTGAACGCCTTGTTCGGCCTTCTGTCGGACGATCGGGATGATGTTGTGCTGCTCGACAAGGAACTGCCCCGAGAAGACGAGGACCTCCATCCTCTCCTTCACGCCAGCGATCAGCTCGTTCCACAGCGAGTACGGCACGTCCGAACGTGTCGGGTAGAGGTGGACCAGCTCGGTCTGCTTGGTCGGCTGCGTATGGAGGTCGCCCGCCAGGTCAGGCCATAGGTGTACCTCGTCGATGCTTAGCAACCCCGCAAGCTTCTTCCGCGTCGATCGGTGCGGCTTCCGGCCGTCGTGGGTGATCCACCGCTCGACGGTCTTGCGGTCGACCTGTAGACGTTCTGAAACGTCCTCGATCGTCAGCCCCGCAGCGTTGAAAGCTGCACGTAGGCGGTCATTCGGCACTCTGCCCGCTCCCCTCGCGGGACGTTCCCAGGACGGATTGGGACGTTACCCGGTCGATCAGAACGTCTTCAAGATCCCTGCAAAGGCCGTGGGAGCGTCCCGCGAATTGCCGTGAACTAGAGCCATCCCAGGAGAAACCAACTCCAACAACCGGCGCCCTCCAGGGCAACGGCGGAGAGAGCTTAAGGAGATGGCGATGGCCAAGAGTCCGATTCCGATGATGAAGACCGGCGGCGGTCTTCTACCGAAGTTCGTTGGCGCGCTGCTCACGCTGGCGTTCCTCGCCATGGTGATCAAGCAGCCCGCCGCCGCGGCCGAGATGCTGACCGGCGCGGGCGCGGCACTCGGCGCGGCGGTGGAAGGGCTCATGAGCTTCCTGCTGCAGCTCGGAAAGTAGAGAGCGCTCATGGCGAAGTCCTGCTACGTCGTGTCGCTCCCCGACCGTTCGGCGAGCATTGCCAGGCGGGCTTCGAGGTCGGCCAGCTCAGCGCTGACGCGGTCGACCTCGACCCGGAGGCCGACGACGGCTTGGCGAACGGCGTTGATCTCCCCTGCGACGTCGACGTCTTCCGTGCGATCACGGACCTGCGCGCCAACGTGCCGCTTGATCGTCACGAGGCCCGCGTCTCGCACCAGCTTCACCGCGGCGATCGCCGTGTTCACCGCCACGTCGTAGTGATCGGCGAGCTGGCGATACGGCGGCAGTGAAGCGCCAGGAGCGAACTCGTCAGCCTCGATCCGAGCGATCAGGTCATCGGCGACACGTCGGCTAGCTGGGCGTTTGTCTTCGGACTCAGCGCTCGCACTCACGTGATCAGCCTACCCAAAACGTCTTGAGACATCCGGTTGACAAGGCCACCCCCAACCCTTAATGTCTCAACACATCAAGGATGTCTCAAGACATCAGAGCTTAGGAGAACGACATGGAGTACCTGGACTTCGAGCCGTCGGCAGATGAGCTGGCGACCTGCGAGGCAGAGCTGGAGGACTGGGAGCGGCTGGCCGTACGGGACTACTGGGCCGCGGTCATCGCCGAAGAGTTGGGAGCCCCCGAGCCGCAGGCTCGGCCGTCGGTGTGGCGGTCGATGGGCCCGGGCGAGCGGGAGCGCTTGCGCCGCACCGCGCGGCGGGCGGCCAACACCACGCTGCGACTGGTGGCCGACAACGTCGCGGTCGAGCAGGGCTCGGCAGCTCCCAACTTCGGGGAGGCGGCGTGATGGCCGGCCTCGAGCCTGTCGACATCACGGCGCTGACACGGACGTCGATTCCGCTGGAGGCGGTGAACCGCTTCAACGGCGGAACGGTGTGGAGCACGTGGGGACAGTTCCACCTCGCTCCGTGCGACTGCCACAGCCTCTACTGGTCTGACCGCGACGTCTTCTACGTCCGCGACGGGGAGTTCTACGCGTGCCCGCTGTGGGGGACCGAGTGATGGCGCGGCAGTGGCCGATCGTCAAGACGGTGCTGTGGGACGGCACGTGGGAGTTCTGCCACGGCCACCTCGACGGGCTGCCGGTGTTCGCCTGGCGCGGTCGCCCTTGCTCGGTCCCGTCCCGGCTCGAGCTGGCCACCCGCCGCCAGCTCCGGCAGATGGGCCTGTGCCCCGGTGGGGCGGATCCGGTGGCGCTGCTGCGGTTCCGCCACCGCCAGCCCTACCGGCGCGAAGAGCTTGCCGAGCTGTTCCGCATCGACCTGGCCAAGCCCAAGCGCACCGCCACCCCCGCGCAGCGGGAAGCGATCGAGCGGGCGCTGACCGCCCGTCGTACGTGCCCGACCTGCCCGCCCGGGCAGCAGGTCAAGCCCTACTACCTGCCGACCTCGGCCGGGCAGTGCTGGGACTGCTACCTGCCCGACACCGCCGCGGCCTGACGAACCACACAGCACCAACACGACCCATCGCATCAGGAGAACGAGCGTCATGTCCGAGCCCCGCATCCAGATCGGCGGCAAGACCTACACCAGCGAGAACTGGCACGAGATCGCCGAGGACCCGAACGTCACCCCGGCCAACGGGCAGGTCGTCAACGTCGCCCACGGCGACAACCACGGCATCCAGGCCGGCGCCATCCACGGCGGCATCACCTTCAACCGCAACTGACCCTCAGGGAGAGATTTCGTGTCCAGCATCGACGACATCCGCAGCGTGCTGTCGCAGGCCAACCTCCAGTCCGGCGAGGTGATGGCCACCCTCGTCGAGTCCCAGCGCCACATCGAGGCCCTGGCCAACATGGTCGCCACCGTCACCCAGGGCTCGGACAACGAGCTGGTGCAGCGGGCCCTGGCCACCTTCGGCCTCGCCCGGACCCAGCTCTCCGAGGTCGTCGGCGTCATCCACGACGGAACCGACCACCTCAGCAACTACCAGCAGACCCTCTGACCCCGTTCCCCCAGCACACCAACCCCTTCTTCAGGAGGAAGCCGTCATGGCCGGTATCGAAGACGTCCGCGCGAACCTGTCCGCCGCCACCACCCAGGCCAGCGAAGCGCTCTACGCGCTCAAGCAGGCCGCGCTGACCATCAACGAGGTCCAGCGCGTGCTCGACGACACCGTGGCCAGCAGCGCCCGGGAGTCGGCCCAGCACGCCATCAGCGCGTTCCACCAGGCGTTCAGCCAGGCCGAACAGGCCCAGGAGCTGGTGATCTCCGGCAGGGACTCGATCGACACCTACGCCGCCCAGCTCTAACCCCACCCGCACATCCACCCGCTCTGTCGAGAACGCGAGGAGAACGAACCGCAATGTCGAGCATCGAACAGGTCCGCGCCGCCATGCAGTCCGCCACCTACCGCACCGAACAGGTCGTGGCCGCGCTGCAGTCCTCCGCGCTGGAGCTGGACCAGATCGACGCCCTGCTGCAGAACGTCGGCCAGGGCAGCAGCAACGAGCACTACAACCGCGGCGCGCTGGCGCTGATCCAGGCCACCGAACCGCTGCGGCAGGCCCTGGAGCTGGTGCGCACCGGCGAGACCGACCTCAACACCTACGCCGCCCAGATCTAGCCGCCCGCCTGCGAGTCCGAAAGGGACCACCACCGTGATCCAGCTCGCCATTACCAGCTTCGGCTACCTCCACGGCCCCGCGCCGGAGGCCACCGCCGTCATCGACCTGCGCAACCACCTGCGCGACCCCCACGTCGACCCCGCCTTCCGCCAGCTCACCGGCTTCGACCTCGCCGTGCACGACAAGGTCCTGGCCGCGCCCGGCGCCGCCAATATGCGCGTAGCCCTGGCGGAGTTGGCCGCCGCCCTGCTCCACACCGGGAGCGAAAAGCTCGTGACCATCGCCCTGGGCTGCGCCGGCGGACGCCACCGCTCCGTCGTGCTGGCCAACGACCTGGCCAACGTCATGCGTGTCTGCGGCTGGCAGGGCGAACTCGAACACCGCGACATCGACAAGCCCGTCATCCACCGCACCACCAAGTGAGAGGAGCACATCCGATGAGCCTGAGGAGTCGGAACTGGGACCGCTCGCCCGAAACCGAGGGTGACCGCCGCTTCCACGACCTGCGCGACAGCGGCTACACCGGCCCGATCGACCAGGACGGAAACCCCGTCACCAGCGGCCGGGACGCCGACATCCTCCGCCGCATGGCCGAGGAACGCGGCGAAACCGTCGACTGGTGACCCCGCCCCGGCCCGGCAGCCGCAACCACCACGAAGCACCTGCCGGGCCGGGCTCCCCACTGATCCTTCGAATCTGCAAGGAGAAGCCCGATGCTAGACCCCGAGACCGGCGACGTGACGGTCACGATCCCCGCTGACCTCGCGGCCAAGCTGAGCGGCGCCTACGAGGCGTGGCGCGCCGCCCTCGACGACGTCGACGCCAGCGGCGTCGACACGGACCCAACCCATCTGGCTGCCCTGTGGCGGGCCCGCTCGCGTACCGAGCTGGCTCTCGCCGATGTCTACGGCGAGTTGGCCTACTCCGTCGGCCCGTTCGTGCCCCTGATCAATGCGGTGTTTCGCGGCGTCGACGCCTGCCGAGGCGCCGCCGACCGCTACGTCGGGATCGCCGAACGCCTCGAAGGGAGGGCGTCGTGAATCGCGTCTTCTCGATGCTGCGAGTCGCGGTCCGCTTCACGGGCTGGGTGGCGGTCCCGGTGCTGCTGCTGGTGGCGCTGTCGCTGCTGTCCGGCGTGGTGCGCACGACCGCCCTGGGCGCCTTCTGTGTGGTCGTGGCGCTCAAGGCCGCGATGACCGTGCTCGACCTGGTCGGCGAGTACGCCCCGAACCCCCGTTACGGCTTCCGATTGGAGGTGACCGGTCGATGACCGCGGCGAAGAGTGCCTACCCAGTGCCGGTGGACGAGCTGCTGCCGCAGGCCCGCCAGCTCGCCGACGACCTGGGCACGATCCCGCCCCGCAACCGGCTGATGTCCGAGCTGAAGATCGGGGCACCGAAGGCCAACGCACTGCTGGACAAGCTCAAGGCCGACCCGGACCCGGCCACGGCCCGTCCGGCGGGTCTGCACCTGGTGGCTGAGGGCCGGGCTCTGCCCGAGTCGACGACCGAGCCGGACCCGGTCAGCGACGCCCCTGCCGAGCCTGCCGCACCGACCCCGTCGGTTCCGGGGGCGGACCCGGCCACGGTCGAGGCGCACACCCCGGCGGCGGAGGGGTCGTCGGAGCAGGTCACTGCGCCCGCAGACCCGGGCACGCCCCCGGGCGAGGTCCGGGAGCGCAAGGCGGTGTCGACGTGGCCGGTGCTGCTGCTGGCGCTGCCGGCGTTCGTGGCGATCTGGTCGGGCTGGGTGGGCCTGGGCGGGCTCACCGGGTTCGGGATCGTGCACCCGCTTCCGGGGATCTGGGACGAGTTCGAACTCAACACCGCGATCACGCTGCCGATCGGGGTGGAGACCTACGCCGCCTACGCCCTGCGGGTCTGGCTCTCCGGGCAGGTCCCGGCGCGAGCCCGCCACTTCGCGAAGGTCTCCGCGCTGGGCTCGCTGGCCCTGGGCGCGCTCGGACAGATCGCCTACCACCTGATGACCGCGGCAGGCATGACCGCCGCCCCGTGGTGGATCACCACCATCGTCGCCTGCCTTCCCGTGGCCGTGCTCGGCATGGGCGCCGCCCTGACCCACCTGCTGCACACCCCCGACCTGGAGGTGACCCGATGACCACCCACGACCACGAGCCCCAGCACACCCCCGAGGTCACCGAACCCGACACCGAGGCGCAGGTGTTCCACCTGCCCGTCGAACGCGCCGAGCCCGCCGACACCGCAGGTGCCGGTGAGGGTGAGGGTGAGGTGATCGAGGGCGAGATCGTCGAGCCGCCCCAGGTTGACCAGCCCGAGCCCCGCGGCACCGGGTCCGCGCTGGCGCGGACGGAGAAGCGCGAGCCGATCCTTCCCAGTTGGGCCAAGGACTCCCAGGAGTTCGCCGACACCGCACGGTGGGCGCTGGGCTATGCCGGACATACCGCCGGGTTTCACGCGGTGCGCTGCCCGGTCTACATCGCCCGCATCATCGCCCGGGTGCCGCAGGGCACGCTGCGGCTGCTGCGCGGGCTGGCTCGATGGTTGACCGACGCCGAAGGCCGCCCGGTGCGCAACGCCGCGGCCCGTCGCGAGGACGCCACGGAGTACCTGAAGCTGTCCACGCAGCGCGACGGGCGGATCCGCTCCCGCGCGGTCCTCACGGCCGGGCTGGGGGCGGCCGGCATCGCGGCGTTCCTGCTCG is a window of Saccharopolyspora erythraea NRRL 2338 DNA encoding:
- a CDS encoding RRQRL motif-containing zinc-binding protein; this encodes MARQWPIVKTVLWDGTWEFCHGHLDGLPVFAWRGRPCSVPSRLELATRRQLRQMGLCPGGADPVALLRFRHRQPYRREELAELFRIDLAKPKRTATPAQREAIERALTARRTCPTCPPGQQVKPYYLPTSAGQCWDCYLPDTAAA
- a CDS encoding NUDIX domain-containing protein, which produces MARVDYFNDPNAPEANSVVPSVTAAVRNERGEILLIHKVDNDLWALPGGGHDAGESIADTVVREVQEETGLTIEVVRLVGTYTNPHHVMAYDDGEVRQQFSLCFEGRWIGGTPREDGSETKEVRWVPPADLNGLNIHPSMRLRIDHALDDARTEPYIG
- the abc-f gene encoding ribosomal protection-like ABC-F family protein, whose product is MSATLVARNLAAGHGDRSLFTGLELVVAPGDVIGLVGANGAGKSTLLRLLAGIDTPEHGEVQLSPPTATVGHLPQEPSRRPGETVRRFLARRTGVAAAQRAMDDATQALSDGAPGADDAYAVSLERWLGLGGADLEERAEGVADSLGLSVSLDQEMVSLSGGQAARAGLASLLLSRYDVFLLDEPTNDLDLDGLERLEGFVCGLRAGTVVVSHDREFLSRTVTKVLELDLAQQQINLYGGGYDAYLEEREVARRHAREAYEEYADKKSALEARARTQRSWMEKGVKNARRKATDSDKIGRKFRSESTEKQAAKARQTERLIERLEVVEEPRKEWELRMEIAAAPRSGAIVASLHDAEVRRGDFVFGPVTLQIDWADRVAITGDNGSGKSTLLGALLGRVELDSGRAELGSGVVVGEVDQARALFHGSESLLDAFCAAVPDTEPAEVRTLLAKFGLKADHVLRSAATLSPGERTRAALALLQGRGVNLLVLDEPTNHLDLPAIEQLESALDSYQGTLLLVTHDRRMLTAVRTTRRLEMADGKLTESHV
- a CDS encoding Ku protein — its product is MSVPVQLFTAVERHTIRFHQVQRGTGDRVRQKRVNERTGQEVPFEEVVKGYPTEDGWVIVDPKELEDIAPGRSRTLEIVGFVDLDEIAPVYFRDTYYLAPSGPQYTKVYGLLREALATANRAGIATFVMRNRQYLAALKAEHEVLAVYLLHWADEVRDPHRELGASLPDHSGASEQELRMAVQLIEAMAIDWDPADYHDTYQQQVQALIDAKRAGGTLEPGIPPPRETEAVDLMQALRASVEHARAGRSGDRDTH
- a CDS encoding RapZ C-terminal domain-containing protein — encoded protein: MIQLAITSFGYLHGPAPEATAVIDLRNHLRDPHVDPAFRQLTGFDLAVHDKVLAAPGAANMRVALAELAAALLHTGSEKLVTIALGCAGGRHRSVVLANDLANVMRVCGWQGELEHRDIDKPVIHRTTK
- a CDS encoding HDIG domain-containing metalloprotein — its product is MELVPRAATIAEHFVRPLGRRWLHVQAVAERAHELSHAVPAADRDMLVAAAWLHDIGYSPEIGHTGFHPLDGARYLQAEDWPEVLVNLVAHHSGARFEAAERGMAGELAEFPFDDSPLLDTLATADLTTGPSGERLTYDERMDEILSRYSPDDPVYRTWTKARPIIAEAIARTDRRLAGSHPM
- a CDS encoding GntR family transcriptional regulator, whose translation is MSASAESEDKRPASRRVADDLIARIEADEFAPGASLPPYRQLADHYDVAVNTAIAAVKLVRDAGLVTIKRHVGAQVRDRTEDVDVAGEINAVRQAVVGLRVEVDRVSAELADLEARLAMLAERSGSDTT
- a CDS encoding helix-turn-helix domain-containing protein, with the protein product MPNDRLRAAFNAAGLTIEDVSERLQVDRKTVERWITHDGRKPHRSTRKKLAGLLSIDEVHLWPDLAGDLHTQPTKQTELVHLYPTRSDVPYSLWNELIAGVKERMEVLVFSGQFLVEQHNIIPIVRQKAEQGVQFRFVVGDEKSPAVVQRAMEEGTTGGLEGRVQMMRRYLSEVSGLPKVDVRTHGTILYNSLYRFDGQLLVNGHAFGALAGQNPVMHLRELPGGRMWKHYMESFDRVWEQATPEPT